Within Desulfolithobacter dissulfuricans, the genomic segment TGGTCCGCCAGGTCCTGCTCATACTGGAAGGAAAGAACCAGGAGGTGCTGATCCGGCTGGAGGAGAAAATGCGGGAGGCCGCCGCGGATCTTGCCTTTGAAAAGGCCGCCGTCCTGCGGGACCAGATCCGGGCCCTGAAAAAGACCGTGGAGCGGCAGATGGTGGTGGCAAACCATTTCCTGGACCAGGATGTTTTTGGCCTGGCCCGGCGCGACGCCTCGGTGACCATCGCCATTCTCTTTATCCGGGGCGGAGTGCTTGGCGGCAGCCAGACGTTTTTCCTGGCCGACCCCATGGGCGATGACCAAGCCATCCTGGCCCAGACCATCACCCAGTACTACTCTGCCCGTCGCCAGCCTCCCCGGGAGATCCTCCTGCCGCTTGCCCTGGAAGATGCCCCGATCATCAACGAGTACCTGGCCGAGCTGCGCCAGGGCCCGGTATCCCTGGCCGTTCCCAGGCGGGGCAGACGGATGCAGCTCATGGAGATGGCCCACGCCAATGCCAGGCAGGTCTTTGCCGACAAGAGCAAGAAAAAAAAGGCCTGGGAGACCCTGGCCGCCTCCCTGCAGAAACTGCTCCACCTCAACCGCCGGCCGGAAACCATCTGGTGCGTGGACATATCCAACCTGGGGGGTAAACAGGCGGTGGGTTCGCTGGTCTGTTTTGTCCGGGGTGAAAAACATCCCCCCGGATACCGCCATTTCAAAATCCGCTGCAAGGACGAACCCGACGACTACACCATGATGCACGAGGTCCTTGAACGACGACTTGGCCGGGGCGGGAAGAAGGCGATCTGCCCGACCTCCTGCTGCTCGACGGCGGCAAGGGTCAGCTCAACATAGGTCGCAGGGTTGTCCAGGACCTGGGACTGACGAACCACTTCGACCTGGTGGCCATTGCCAAGGAAAAGGAGGAGGAAGGGGAAAAACTGTTTCTGCCGGGCCGCAAGAACCCGGTCATCCTGCCCCCCCACTCGCCGGCACTGCTCTATCTCATGCGAATCCGGGACGAATCCCATCGCTTCGGCATCACCTTTCATCGCCGGCTGCGCAATGCCCATACCCTCCACTCGGTCCTGGACGAGATACCCGGCATCGGCCCGGCCCGGAAAAAACTGCTCCTGGAAACTTTTGGCAGTTACCGGCGTCTCTGCCAGGCCACGCCGGACGAGTTGGCTGCCCTTCCCGGTATCGGCCCGGTCCTGGCCGCAATCCTGCATTCCCGCCTGCAGGACAACAGGAATACTGAATAAAAACGGCCGTTCTCCTTCCAATACATCCCATATTATGCTAACATATCAGATTTTTTCATGCCAACTATCAGCCTTTTTTTGAAAAACAGACCCGCAATCCAGCTCCTGTATATTCTCTTCGAGCCTGGCCCAGCCGACAGACAAGGAAGCGGTTGATTTCCGGCCGCTGCGGATAACGTTGGCATTCATTTTTAATTAATTTAAGGACGTTATGACTTGAAGTTTCTCTGCACTGCTCTGATATTCATCGGGGTCATCCTGCTGGCCCTGTCGCTTTTCTGCATCAAGAAGATTTGCGATAAAAACGACCGGATCTGTACGGGGTGGAAATTTCTCGCCTTCCTGGTCCTCCTCTTCATCGGCGGTTACATGACCTATGGGTTCATGATGAACGAATCGGCCATGTCGATGGATAATATCATCACCTCGCTTATCCTGTTTGGCGGCGCCATCTTTGTCATCACCGTGGTCCGGCTGTCCAACATCACCATTGATCATATGGACCTGCTGGCCAGGAAGGAACGCCACCGGGCCACCCATGACGAGCTCACAGAGCTGCCCAACCGGACGCTTTTCCAGGAACGGCTCGATTCCACCCTGGCCATGTGCCGGCGCAACCGGGAGCCTCTGGCCATTCTGATGATGGATCTGGTCCGGTTCAAGGAGATCAACGACTCCCTGGGCCATTTCTACGGTGAC encodes:
- a CDS encoding helix-hairpin-helix domain-containing protein, with the protein product MRIRDESHRFGITFHRRLRNAHTLHSVLDEIPGIGPARKKLLLETFGSYRRLCQATPDELAALPGIGPVLAAILHSRLQDNRNTE